The Candidatus Krumholzibacteriota bacterium genome contains a region encoding:
- a CDS encoding glycosyltransferase, whose product MSIDMRQFNGLVSIGVFAYNEEIFIKRMLDSLVKQRGFNTIVKEVLVFTGGSDDETNAIVGKYVDIDNRITLHVTQGRRGKAYDINQFVIRASGEYLVMNNGDTLLDPDSLLELIAPFSNPEIGMTGGRSIPLNDYKEFMGKVSFWLWQLHHQVCLINPKMGEIVSWRASIVKGLDVKTSVDEALIECTVKDNGYKVEYAPKAIVYNYGPKKVSDFIKQRRRIFCGHFKLKHECRYSVSTISLKRILKASWRSGIMKHLCVFCGIATLEIIARLAGVIDYLLHRDHSIWNIAATTKSFDDEEATFDDHGKRDEE is encoded by the coding sequence ATGTCTATTGATATGCGGCAGTTTAATGGTTTGGTCAGTATAGGGGTATTCGCGTACAACGAAGAAATATTCATTAAAAGAATGCTGGATTCTCTCGTCAAACAAAGGGGATTCAATACCATTGTAAAAGAGGTACTCGTATTCACCGGTGGCAGTGACGATGAAACAAATGCGATAGTTGGTAAATATGTCGATATTGACAACAGAATTACACTACATGTCACTCAGGGCAGGAGGGGAAAAGCGTACGATATAAATCAATTTGTTATACGCGCCAGTGGAGAATACCTTGTAATGAACAATGGTGATACATTGCTCGATCCGGATTCCCTTTTAGAATTGATTGCACCATTCTCGAATCCTGAAATTGGCATGACTGGCGGAAGATCGATTCCCCTTAACGATTATAAAGAATTCATGGGCAAGGTTTCTTTCTGGCTATGGCAGCTTCATCACCAGGTATGTCTTATTAATCCTAAAATGGGCGAAATAGTGTCCTGGAGAGCATCAATCGTAAAAGGGTTGGACGTGAAAACCTCTGTCGACGAAGCTTTGATTGAATGCACGGTTAAAGATAATGGGTATAAAGTCGAATATGCACCCAAAGCGATAGTATATAATTACGGTCCCAAGAAAGTATCTGATTTTATAAAACAGAGAAGACGAATATTTTGCGGGCATTTCAAATTGAAACATGAATGCAGGTACTCTGTTTCGACGATATCACTGAAAAGAATATTGAAAGCATCCTGGAGATCCGGTATTATGAAGCACCTTTGCGTGTTCTGCGGGATTGCCACTCTTGAAATTATAGCAAGACTCGCGGGTGTTATTGATTATTTATTACATCGTGACCATAGTATCTGGAATATTGCCGCTACGACAAAATCATTCGATGATGAAGAAGCGACGTTTGATGATCATGGCAAGCGTGACGAAGAATAA
- a CDS encoding radical SAM protein: protein MKSASLHWSNSVLKLDSPMPFNYTLSVTNRCNSRCKTCNIWAKDSDRELDIDEWLKIINSIGESARWITFSGGEPSLYEDLSELIGASVKRCKASVINMPTNGLLPEKIVLCVEKCNKYFRSSASQMMVNVSIDGLEELNDDIRGRPDAYVLALETIRRLQELKYPWLKTSVHSVISKYNIKYLEQLIQQIAQLKIDGHIFEIAEKRKELDTLGTSLLPDNYSLKEIISRIKPEYDRDGKNMLLMFRSVVREEYYKHLNRWLDSENMNNRCLAGRASVQICPNGDVWNCCIQGDKMANIADHDYDFNKLWNSEAARMKQRSYLRKDCACPLVNVFYSNLLCDPVQYSKVVIKTLYYLMRR, encoded by the coding sequence TTGAAAAGTGCATCGCTTCATTGGTCCAATTCCGTTTTGAAACTCGATTCGCCAATGCCTTTTAATTACACATTGTCGGTAACGAACCGATGTAATTCCAGATGCAAGACCTGTAACATATGGGCAAAGGATTCTGATCGAGAACTTGATATTGATGAATGGTTGAAGATAATCAACTCAATCGGTGAATCCGCCCGCTGGATAACGTTCAGTGGGGGAGAGCCATCCCTTTATGAAGATTTAAGTGAATTGATAGGAGCATCGGTAAAAAGATGCAAAGCTTCCGTTATAAATATGCCTACCAACGGCCTCTTACCTGAAAAAATTGTCTTATGCGTCGAGAAATGCAATAAATATTTCAGATCGTCTGCATCTCAAATGATGGTTAATGTTTCCATAGATGGTTTGGAAGAATTAAACGACGATATCAGGGGGCGTCCAGACGCGTACGTGCTGGCACTGGAAACAATCAGGCGATTGCAGGAGTTGAAATACCCATGGTTGAAGACTTCCGTGCATTCAGTGATATCAAAATATAACATAAAATATTTGGAGCAATTGATACAACAGATAGCTCAATTAAAAATCGATGGTCACATATTTGAGATCGCTGAAAAAAGGAAAGAGTTGGACACTCTGGGGACTTCCCTGCTTCCGGATAATTACTCCTTGAAGGAGATAATAAGTCGCATAAAACCTGAGTATGATCGCGATGGAAAAAATATGCTTCTCATGTTCCGTTCTGTAGTTCGAGAAGAATATTATAAGCATTTAAACCGATGGTTAGATTCTGAAAATATGAATAACAGATGTCTTGCGGGAAGGGCGTCCGTGCAAATTTGTCCGAACGGAGATGTATGGAATTGCTGTATACAAGGTGATAAAATGGCAAATATAGCAGATCATGACTATGATTTTAATAAATTGTGGAATTCTGAAGCGGCCAGAATGAAGCAAAGATCATATTTGCGTAAAGATTGCGCATGCCCTCTTGTGAACGTGTTTTATTCAAACCTGCTGTGTGATCCGGTTCAATATTCTAAAGTTGTTATTAAAACATTATATTATTTGATGCGTCGGTGA
- a CDS encoding class I SAM-dependent methyltransferase, producing MKILEFGCGSGGITLPLASLGCQVKAIDISSYALDLINNNMDGYSFDNLSVIQADACVFNDRIKYDVVVASEVFEHVDDPEALTRSIVARMNDRSILIVTIPNGYGIKEFKTRISPHTVLLKWHSNYYFRKWKWLRKVMNKEQCEQGIGSVHCQYFTMRGFLQIMETCNLHLIEYAKMDSLLTVLGPVYRKSAFLGNLDIKMADALPSWLASGWYFVFSLNYKMTDMDESR from the coding sequence ATGAAGATTCTGGAATTCGGATGTGGTTCGGGAGGAATAACCCTGCCGCTGGCATCTCTTGGATGCCAGGTCAAAGCGATTGACATAAGCAGTTATGCTCTTGATCTTATCAATAATAATATGGATGGGTATTCCTTCGATAATTTGTCCGTTATCCAGGCTGATGCCTGCGTCTTTAATGATCGGATAAAATACGACGTCGTCGTCGCATCAGAAGTCTTCGAACATGTCGACGATCCTGAAGCCCTCACTCGTAGTATTGTGGCGAGGATGAATGATCGTTCAATACTTATCGTGACCATTCCGAATGGTTATGGTATCAAGGAATTCAAAACACGGATAAGTCCTCATACTGTTTTATTGAAATGGCACTCAAACTATTATTTTCGGAAATGGAAGTGGCTGCGCAAAGTCATGAATAAAGAACAATGCGAGCAGGGGATAGGCTCGGTTCATTGTCAATATTTTACAATGCGCGGGTTTCTCCAGATAATGGAGACTTGCAACCTGCACCTGATCGAATACGCCAAAATGGACTCACTGCTTACAGTCCTTGGCCCTGTATACAGGAAATCAGCGTTTCTCGGTAACCTCGACATAAAGATGGCCGATGCCCTTCCCTCCTGGCTGGCGAGTGGATGGTATTTTGTCTTTTCACTCAATTATAAAATGACAGATATGGATGAATCTCGATGA
- a CDS encoding glycosyltransferase — protein sequence MNMKILVIAFEFPPLGGGSVQRSVKMVKYLSSFGHEVRVLTVRDEDYANWFDQKYDPTLLNEVPSGVVIHRVSSGFPAWYWDIIDKPFSHGLIRLFSFGDPVVRFWKPGFEHAFAQIIDRERWRPDVVWCTSPPYGACVLASRECNKRGIPLVNDFQDPWTLWSHSAFPSYFHYRFIRKQELEAIRYCKYFILTTEQSRIDYIREYPFLNVDKIRVIHNGYDDEDFKNQSFHRNINDDTIRITHIGHFYYIPSERELMLRVWWKRLPHQWIRYRKRVEDWLYRSPYFFLLGLRRFRDKWPSEVNNLRVRFVGKPPYWLDNMLTETGTKEIVEIIPYVSHEECLKIEAESDAFLLTSAKVSGGLDYTIGGKFFEYLYWDRPILGVLTDGSMKTLLEQSGLGIFADPDDHESVSNAIKTIMNIKYSDNYPHRAAGFLERFSRMRLARILEKLLLEASGLD from the coding sequence ATGAATATGAAAATACTTGTAATTGCTTTCGAATTCCCGCCCCTCGGTGGAGGCAGCGTTCAACGCTCCGTCAAAATGGTCAAATACCTTTCGAGTTTCGGACATGAAGTCCGTGTCCTGACCGTTCGCGATGAAGATTACGCAAACTGGTTTGATCAAAAATATGATCCGACTTTATTAAACGAAGTGCCCTCTGGTGTGGTGATACATCGTGTTTCAAGCGGATTTCCAGCGTGGTACTGGGATATCATTGATAAACCGTTTTCCCATGGTTTGATACGATTGTTTTCTTTCGGTGATCCGGTTGTCCGATTCTGGAAACCCGGATTCGAGCATGCTTTCGCACAAATAATCGATAGAGAACGCTGGCGTCCCGATGTAGTGTGGTGTACTTCCCCACCGTACGGAGCGTGTGTTCTCGCTTCACGGGAATGCAATAAAAGGGGTATCCCGCTTGTCAACGACTTTCAGGATCCCTGGACTCTGTGGTCTCACTCCGCTTTTCCTTCTTACTTTCATTACCGTTTTATCAGGAAACAGGAACTTGAAGCGATCCGGTATTGTAAATATTTCATATTGACTACTGAGCAGAGCCGTATCGATTATATAAGGGAATATCCATTCCTGAACGTCGACAAGATACGCGTGATTCATAATGGTTATGATGACGAAGATTTCAAGAACCAATCCTTTCACAGGAATATAAATGATGATACAATTCGAATCACTCATATCGGACATTTCTATTACATCCCATCCGAACGTGAATTGATGCTTAGAGTCTGGTGGAAGCGCCTGCCTCACCAATGGATCCGTTATCGAAAACGGGTTGAGGACTGGTTGTACCGGTCTCCATATTTTTTCCTCCTCGGATTGCGCCGTTTCCGCGATAAATGGCCTTCTGAAGTTAATAATCTGCGTGTTCGTTTCGTCGGAAAACCGCCGTATTGGCTTGATAACATGCTGACTGAAACCGGAACAAAAGAAATTGTTGAAATCATCCCTTATGTCTCTCATGAAGAATGTTTAAAGATCGAAGCTGAAAGTGACGCTTTCCTACTTACCAGTGCGAAGGTCTCTGGGGGGCTTGATTACACTATAGGCGGTAAATTTTTTGAATATTTATACTGGGATCGCCCTATTCTTGGAGTTCTGACCGATGGTTCCATGAAAACTCTCCTTGAACAATCAGGACTCGGCATATTTGCAGATCCTGACGATCATGAGTCAGTCTCCAACGCAATAAAAACAATTATGAATATAAAGTATTCCGATAACTATCCGCATCGTGCGGCAGGATTCCTTGAGAGGTTTTCCCGAATGCGTCTGGCCAGAATTCTGGAAAAACTGTTGCTGGAAGCATCTGGTCTGGATTGA
- a CDS encoding B12-binding domain-containing radical SAM protein has translation MKPKVVLIRPMNPLSRYTYPRNSIFPPMALLCLGSALNDICDLRIIDCLMERDYKKLILSECINASLVGITAMTSEVPSGIDISDMIKAEYPDMPVVWGGIHPTFYPKQTCEDDSIDFVIVEEGEHALRGLLTAIHEKQPFNNINGLLYKSGGEVIRNNSDEYMNLDNSTPVNYDLVDIRQYTKKTLLSGMEQSWLPYQSSRGCPYRCVFCHNSILQRGYRKKNADKVVEELENMIQNYNLKSFSFMDDNFFVDPVRVEAICRNMVRRNFVVKWSAECRANYFGNILDDSLLILLRKAGWASTTIGAESGSQRILELLKKDILVGDILKAAEMCHKYSIIPNFSFITGIPGETREDTRLTMEVIKRVKEICPRAFISITNYFLVPGCELYETLVERKEITAPESLRDWKSEEYQRMFLEGYTSDKYRMNVAFYHNLGSVYNGNEIRKALFKFKIWTFPYLFFVIIAKLRLKYSIYSFSIDIRLFRIFSTLFHKARNII, from the coding sequence ATGAAACCAAAAGTTGTTCTTATACGCCCCATGAATCCACTTAGCCGTTACACATATCCACGGAACAGCATATTCCCTCCCATGGCGTTGTTATGTCTTGGTTCCGCGTTGAATGATATTTGCGATTTGAGGATTATCGACTGTTTGATGGAGAGGGATTACAAAAAACTGATATTATCAGAATGTATAAACGCAAGCCTTGTGGGAATTACCGCAATGACTTCGGAAGTTCCCAGCGGAATCGATATCTCCGATATGATCAAGGCAGAATATCCCGATATGCCCGTGGTATGGGGAGGAATTCATCCCACATTTTATCCAAAACAGACCTGCGAAGATGACTCAATAGATTTTGTTATTGTTGAAGAGGGTGAACACGCGCTACGCGGCCTTTTAACGGCAATTCATGAAAAACAGCCATTTAATAATATTAACGGATTATTGTATAAATCAGGCGGGGAAGTTATTCGTAATAATTCTGATGAATACATGAATCTGGATAACTCGACCCCGGTGAACTATGATCTTGTCGACATTCGTCAATACACAAAAAAAACACTTCTTAGTGGTATGGAACAAAGCTGGCTCCCCTACCAGTCTTCCCGGGGTTGCCCCTACCGTTGCGTATTCTGCCATAATTCTATTTTGCAAAGAGGGTATCGGAAGAAAAACGCGGACAAAGTCGTGGAAGAATTGGAAAATATGATTCAAAACTATAATCTTAAATCCTTTTCTTTTATGGATGATAATTTCTTTGTTGATCCAGTTCGCGTTGAAGCGATTTGCCGGAATATGGTCCGCCGTAATTTTGTAGTAAAATGGTCTGCTGAATGCAGGGCTAACTATTTTGGGAATATTCTTGATGACAGCTTGTTGATCCTGTTGCGTAAAGCAGGATGGGCTTCCACAACAATCGGAGCAGAATCAGGATCGCAGAGAATCCTTGAATTATTGAAAAAGGACATTCTTGTTGGCGACATTTTGAAAGCGGCAGAAATGTGTCACAAATATTCGATTATCCCCAATTTTTCATTCATTACGGGTATTCCGGGGGAAACTCGCGAAGATACTCGTCTTACGATGGAAGTCATAAAGAGGGTCAAGGAAATATGCCCCCGGGCGTTCATCTCAATAACAAACTATTTTTTGGTACCCGGATGTGAATTGTATGAAACACTTGTCGAAAGAAAAGAGATCACAGCTCCCGAATCCTTGCGTGACTGGAAAAGCGAGGAATACCAGCGAATGTTCCTGGAAGGATACACAAGTGATAAGTACAGAATGAATGTGGCGTTTTATCACAATCTTGGAAGCGTGTACAACGGGAATGAAATACGCAAGGCATTATTTAAATTCAAGATATGGACATTTCCATATTTGTTTTTCGTGATTATAGCCAAGCTAAGATTGAAATATTCCATCTATTCTTTTTCAATAGATATACGCTTATTTCGAATATTTTCCACTCTATTCCACAAAGCCAGAAATATTATATAA
- a CDS encoding glycosyltransferase, which yields MRILHVLHQYPPYKIGGVCTYVPNIIQALRPSFDLAVFCREGTSKRGTKLTGEIYQNIPVHRYYGTPYTDFEQTYRDPCADDVFIRFLDYWKPDIVHFHHLIGLSLSFIEIVKKRNIACLHSLHDYWPICPRLKMIKNDFKLCAPDQSPAECSDCYSLDPSSHYFFPHKISDLFTNPAIRQLVYRISLFLPKSLNARIHDPHTSIHITSGDISRRKAYAFKMMLSCDLLTSPSHATKRIYAQWGIPSNNIIVRRWGLDLSQFKVGSRTPVQRPVRFTYLGMLLPSKGVSDIITAFKNINNSQASLSIWGTGDPGFEMELKDLSSANDNIAFKGMYKPERVFRILKDTDVLIFSSIWHETLGWVILEALASGVPVVASDTGAVKENVIHDVNGLIYEPGNIDMLRDCLSLLYNNPEYIDRLRNNSSLPRSIDEDANELADLYRTLVIQT from the coding sequence ATGAGAATATTGCACGTCCTTCATCAGTATCCGCCTTACAAGATAGGCGGAGTATGCACGTATGTTCCAAATATCATACAGGCCCTGCGCCCGAGTTTCGATCTCGCAGTATTCTGCCGCGAAGGCACTTCTAAACGCGGAACAAAATTAACCGGCGAAATTTACCAGAATATCCCTGTTCACAGGTATTACGGGACTCCCTATACCGATTTTGAACAGACATATAGAGACCCCTGTGCAGACGACGTATTTATTCGTTTCCTGGATTATTGGAAACCGGACATCGTCCATTTTCACCACCTCATCGGATTATCGCTTTCATTCATCGAGATTGTAAAAAAACGTAATATAGCCTGTTTACATTCATTGCACGACTATTGGCCCATCTGCCCAAGATTGAAAATGATCAAGAACGATTTCAAGCTGTGCGCTCCGGATCAATCACCTGCAGAGTGCAGTGATTGTTACAGTCTGGATCCCAGCAGTCATTATTTCTTTCCGCATAAAATTTCCGATTTATTTACCAATCCAGCAATTCGGCAATTGGTTTACAGAATATCCCTCTTTCTCCCAAAATCCCTTAATGCAAGAATTCACGATCCTCATACGTCTATCCATATAACTTCTGGGGATATTTCCAGAAGAAAGGCTTACGCTTTTAAAATGATGCTGAGCTGCGATCTGTTGACTTCGCCATCGCATGCAACGAAACGTATTTATGCGCAATGGGGTATCCCATCAAATAATATCATTGTAAGAAGATGGGGACTCGATCTGTCTCAATTCAAGGTTGGATCCAGGACACCTGTTCAACGCCCCGTACGTTTCACTTATCTCGGCATGCTTTTACCAAGTAAAGGCGTGTCGGATATCATCACAGCCTTCAAAAACATAAATAATTCCCAGGCATCCCTTTCCATTTGGGGAACGGGTGATCCTGGGTTCGAAATGGAATTGAAGGATTTATCGTCGGCCAATGATAACATTGCATTCAAGGGAATGTACAAGCCTGAACGAGTTTTTCGTATACTTAAAGACACCGATGTTTTGATATTTTCATCCATATGGCATGAAACACTCGGGTGGGTCATACTGGAAGCTCTTGCGTCAGGAGTCCCTGTAGTCGCTTCTGATACAGGCGCCGTAAAAGAAAATGTCATACACGATGTGAACGGACTGATTTATGAACCTGGCAACATTGATATGCTGCGTGACTGCCTTTCATTGTTGTATAATAATCCTGAATATATAGACAGATTAAGGAATAATTCCTCTTTACCGCGATCCATCGATGAAGACGCCAATGAATTGGCTGATTTGTACAGGACGCTCGTAATTCAAACATGA
- a CDS encoding glycosyltransferase, translating to MKIAMVIPETEKSGIIDYSNFLASALSISHEVEMIGIDPKKCSERGLDYLKSKAMKCGHSDICHVQHAYPVFGNFLTLGKNGFEQFVNTAKIPVILTLHERYLSPRWNLLSSFPGRLLRRGTSLICLKRLARSVKRIISHVPLNEITRSREILDKIDVIPHPIPLNRDSQISSEECKKQFGLENKIVLTIFGFTYSRKNYDLAVKAMKFLGQDYHLLIAGESYSNMASDCWSPKDTEARNLALEGRISVTGYLDDNDVEKALMASDVVLALYDQADGSGSLSFAIAYRRPIVSISTYMTRAIVDESPCLRLVKDRNPETVAAAIQEITGNERIKDQLSSAAGQYASNHTFEQMAKQLDTIYSKMRKE from the coding sequence GTGAAAATCGCAATGGTTATACCGGAAACAGAGAAAAGCGGGATAATAGATTATTCGAATTTCCTTGCGTCGGCTTTATCCATATCCCACGAAGTAGAGATGATCGGGATCGACCCAAAAAAATGTTCTGAAAGAGGTTTGGATTATTTAAAAAGCAAAGCGATGAAATGCGGCCATTCTGATATATGCCATGTGCAGCACGCATACCCTGTTTTCGGCAATTTTCTTACTCTTGGTAAAAATGGATTCGAACAATTCGTCAATACCGCGAAAATTCCGGTGATCCTGACATTGCACGAACGTTACCTTTCTCCACGATGGAACTTGCTTTCTTCTTTCCCGGGAAGGTTACTCCGCCGCGGAACCTCGCTGATTTGCCTTAAACGGCTGGCAAGGAGCGTGAAAAGGATCATCTCGCATGTTCCATTGAATGAAATAACCAGATCGAGAGAGATCCTTGATAAAATTGACGTCATCCCCCACCCCATACCACTCAATCGCGACAGCCAAATATCGTCCGAGGAATGCAAGAAACAGTTTGGACTTGAAAACAAGATAGTACTCACAATATTCGGTTTTACCTATTCGCGTAAAAATTATGATCTTGCCGTAAAGGCAATGAAATTTCTGGGACAGGATTACCACCTTCTTATCGCCGGCGAATCTTACAGTAATATGGCTTCGGACTGCTGGTCCCCGAAAGATACAGAAGCCCGAAATCTGGCGCTGGAGGGCCGTATTTCAGTAACTGGATACCTTGATGATAATGATGTAGAAAAAGCTTTGATGGCGTCTGATGTCGTTCTGGCCCTCTATGACCAGGCGGACGGCAGCGGCTCACTGAGTTTCGCCATCGCGTACCGGAGGCCGATCGTTTCCATATCAACATATATGACCAGAGCCATCGTTGATGAGAGTCCATGCCTTCGACTAGTAAAAGACCGGAATCCCGAGACAGTTGCTGCCGCCATACAAGAAATAACAGGGAACGAACGCATAAAAGATCAACTCTCCTCGGCCGCCGGCCAATATGCTTCAAACCATACATTCGAGCAAATGGCAAAGCAGTTAGACACAATATATTCCAAAATGCGGAAGGAATAA